From a region of the Synchiropus splendidus isolate RoL2022-P1 chromosome 12, RoL_Sspl_1.0, whole genome shotgun sequence genome:
- the naa20 gene encoding N-alpha-acetyltransferase 20: MTTLRLFTCDDLFKFNNINLDPLTETYGIAFYLQYLAHWPEYFIVAEAPGGELMGYIMGKTEGSVAREEWHGHVTALSVAPEFRRLGLAAKLMEMLEEISERKGGFFVDLFVRVSNQVAVNMYKRLGYSVYRTVIEYYSASNGEPDEDAYDMRKALSRDTEKKSIIPLPHPVRPEDIE; encoded by the exons ATGACAACACTGAGGCTGTTCACCTGCGACGACCTGTTCAAATTCAACAACAT AAACTTGGACCCTCTGACAGAAACT TATGGCATCGCATTCTACCTGCAGTACCTGGCTCACTGGCCGGAGTACTTCATTGTGGCGGAGgccccaggaggagagctgatGGGCTACA TCATGGGGAAGACAGAGGGCTCGGTGGCTCGCGAGGAGTGGCACGGACATGTCACCGCGCTGTCCGTGGCGCCGGAGTTCCGGCGGCTTGGACTGGCTGCCAAGCTGATGGAGATGCTGGAGGAGATCTCGGAGCG GAAAGGAGGCTTCTTCGTCGACCTCTTTGTGCGAGTCTCCAACCAGGTGGCCGTGAACATGTACAAGCGCCTGGGCTACAGCGTCTACAGGACGGTGATAGAGTACTACTCGGCCAGCAACGGCGAGCCGGACGAGGACGCCTACG ACATGAGGAAAGCTCTGTCCCGGGACACGGAGAAGAAGTCCATCATCCCGCTGCCGCATCCGGTCCGACCCGAAGACATCGAATAA
- the cd109 gene encoding CD109 antigen, with protein sequence MMVLSLPAPAQYLLLAPGSVKADLPTTLSVTILMDAAVTVSARMVQENQVLSQSWITVASGSTELLVLPPVDHNQNRSTHVDSVKLQVKGHVGNRTVFINETTLTFDPRAVSLLVQTDKGVYLPGQLVRFRVLSLHVTGKPDSGPVDLGITDPRGALRRQWLSLPTVQGVLSREFQLPEHPLEGEWRITASARGGSSEKRFTVSRYVLPKFAVELQLPAIIHRDDTLAASVRAHYSFGKPVVGGVNISILHVVEGHEEEHHLHKQIHGVVHFHFQIPDLGPMWRRDVGRLRWDHLLVTAHVTEELTGLRSHASADVSVTHHRYSVGFLDPPQVLRPSMDFVVMVKVSTYDHRPLSTEDQEKTVQVSVVQSRGLFMGGSPALVQTRDLELPVPADGLVPLHVLISNETEVLIIDVAFEDATADLHVYAGHLSPSGSYLQILRPREAPRVGLPLQLKVRSNFNVTATRFLVQSRGLIVASGATSAELVLIPEASWGPRACIIVFCVRDDGEVVSDEIQLLVTHVLQNQVSLAWSQASAEPADEVTLKISTTPRSLVGLLVVDQATEWVGPRSHITEELVLKKLEEHGLFKDQSYDEMKGEPKSVFGTCGIVALTDAALPRGHQRPLHYLMDMDLQEQEEVRVRRNFPETWLWEDVDSGSSGSLEMKVTVPDSITTWVATAFVMSEELGLGLVQEPAELTVLQDFFLSLNIPAFITRGEEFVLEVVLFNFQMQDVQALVVVAESDAFQFVFPDSEDLLVPTVRQVPVRSQSGASVLVPIRPLVLGQMLVSVSASTTSTSDLVTRTVLVKAEGLERSFSSSLLLDVSSMVSRHVSFSFPPDTVEDSKRAWVSITGDVFALTASGLENLVQMPSGCGEQNMIRLAPNVYVLQYLSETGRSDPALTERALHNTLKGYDRQLLYQREDGSFSAFGDQDRAGSSWLTAFVLRCFLQARTFVPVDWDVLRRAALWLGLQQGADGSYLEPGRVIHTELQGGLDSRVALTAYIAVALLEDSQVQAQHWQQVSQALSYLETQRLLGVSSSFALCLLTYALSLGGSGSAVDALDQLTGRAQMTDGVPFWPTPTGGLSASWQPSALQIEMVSYVLLSQRRLGLLAEGVALLKWLSQQRNPDGGFVSTQDTVVALQAMAAWGSLQGAADQDVQVVVSGGGGVELASFHVQQSDALLLQRQQIHPDLLDLQVTAEGWGLVLFQLNVFYHQRGAEESRQRRDVGEPFHLRVELEDKQETQQARLHICSSLSQAAGLKATGMVLLEVALLSGFSLVREEVQLSEVLKKVEVQTGKVVVYLDSVTQVETCVLLPLLLESKVAKVQEAAVLVYDYYEPRRRAVAWYQSEWRQELSPCSFCGQDCRGCRAPPQNRAPEADPLTRRLAALMLAAAAALTR encoded by the exons ATGATGGTCCTCAGTCTCCCCGCTCCGGCCCAGTACCTGCTCTTGGCCCCTGGATCTGTGAAGGCCGACCTGCCCACCACTCTCTCTGTCACCATCCTGATGGATGCTGCCGTCACCGTCTCCGCTCGGATGGTCCAGGAAAACCAGGTCTTGTCCCAGAGCTGGATCACGGTGGCCTCAG GTTCCACTGAACTGCTGGTTCTTCCTCCG GTGGACCACAACCAGAACCGGTCCACACACGTGGACTCTGTCAAgctgcaggtcaaaggtcacgtgGGGAATCGGACCGTGTTCATCAATGAGACcacgctgacctttgaccctcggGCGGTGTCGCTGCTGGTCCAGACGGACAAAGGCGTGTACCTGCCGGGCCAGCTGGTGAGGTTCCGGGTCCTGTCCCTCCATGTGACCGGCAAGCCCGACAGCGGCCCGGTGGACTTGGGCATCACG GACCCCAGGGGGGCGCTGAGGCGCCAGTGGCTGTCGCTGCCCACAGTCCAGGGAGTCCTGTCCAGAGAGTTCCAGCTCCCCGAACACCCCCTGGAGGGCGAGTGGCGCATCACAGCCAGCGCCCGG GGCGGCTCCAGTGAGAAGCGCTTCACCGTGAGCCGCTACG TGCTGCCCAAGTTTGCTGTAGAGCTGCAGCTTCCTGCCATCATCCACCGCGACGACACGCTGGCGGCGTCCGTCCGTGCCCA CTACTCGTTTGGGAAGCCTGTGGTGGGCGGAGTCAACATCTCCATCCTGCACGTGGTGGAGGGCCATGAGGAGGAGCACCACCTCCACAAACAG ATCCACGGCGTCGTCCACTTCCACTTCCAAATCCCCGACTTGGGCCCCATGTGGAGGCGGGACGTGGGGCGGCTGCGGTGGGACCACCTGCTGGTCACGGCTCACGTGACTGAAGAGCTGACAG GTCTCCGCTCCCACGCCTCAGCGGACGTCTCTGTCACCCACCACAGATACTCCGTTGGCTTCCTGGACCCGCCCCAAGTTCTGAGGCCCTCCATGGACTTTGTCGTCATG GTGAAGGTCTCCACTTATGACCACCGGCCACTGTCCACGGAGGACCAGGAGAAGACGGTCCAGGTGTCGGTGGTCCAGAGCAGAGGGCTGTTTATGGGCGGGTCCCCAGCACTGGTCCAGACCCGAGACCTGGAGCTTCCTGTTCCGGCAGACGGCCTGGTCCCACTTCATGTCCTGATCTCCAATGAAACGGAGGTTCTGATCATTGAC GTGGCGTTTGAGGACGCCACCGCCGACCTGCACGTCTATGCCGGCCACCTGTCGCCCAGTGGCTCCTACCTGCAGATCCTGCGGCCCAGAGAAGCGCCCAGG GTCGGCCTGCCGCTGCAGCTGAAGGTCCGGAGCAACTTCAACGTGACTGCAACCCGCTTCCTG GTCCAATCCAGAGGCTTGATCGTGGCCAGCGGCGCCACCTCCGCCGAGCTGGTTCTGATCCCGGAGGCGTCCTGGGGCCCGCGGGCCTGCATCATCGTCTTTTGTGTCCGAGACGACGGCGAAGTGGTCAGCGATGAGATACAGCTGCTGGTCACGCACGTCTTACAGAACCAG GTGTCTCTGGCCTGGAGCCAGGCTTCTGCCGAACCGGCCGACGAGGTCACGCTGAAGATCTCCACCACGCCGCGGTCTCTGGTGGGACTCCTGGTGGTGGACCAGGCCACTGAATGGGTCGGACCACGGAGCCACATCACGGAGGAGCTG GTTCTGAAGAAACTGGAGGAGCATGGCCTTTTCAAGGACCAGTCATACGATGAGATGAAGGGAGAGCCCAAGTCTGTGTTTGGG ACGTGTGGCATCGTGGCTCTGACTGATGCAGCTCTACCCAGAGGTCACCAGAGACCCCTTCact ACCTGATGGACATGGACctgcaggaacaggaagaagtgAGAGTGCGGAGGAACTTTCCAGAAACCTGGCTCTGGGAGGACGTGGATTCGGG GAGCTCTGGCTCGCTGGAGATGAAGGTGACTGTTCCAGACAGCATCACCACCTGGGTCGCCACCGCCTTCGTCATGTCTGAAGAACTGGGCCTGGGTCTGGTGCAGGAACCTGCCGAG TTGACCGTCCTCCAGGACTTCTTCTTGTCCCTCAATATTCCCGCCTTCATCACCCGCGGCGAAGAATTTGTTCTGGAGGTGGTTCTGTTCAACTTCCAGATGCAGGACGTGCAG GCCCTGGTTGTCGTGGCCGAGAGCGACGCCTTCCAGTTCGTCTTCCCGGACAGCGAGGACCTGCTGGTGCCGACCGTTCGGCAGGTTCCGGTCCGGAGTCAGAGCGGAGCCTCCGTGCTGGTCCCCATCAGGCCACTGGTCCTGGGCCAGATGCTGGTCTCTGTGTCAGCTAGCACCACCTCCACCTCTGACCTGGTGACCCGGACGGTCCTGGTCAAG gctgaAGGGCTGGAGCGCAGCTTCTCCTCGTCCCTGCTGCTGGACGTCTCCTCCATGGTTTCCAGACAcgtctccttctccttcccCCCCGACACTGTTGAGGACAGCAAGAGAGCCTGGGTCTCCATCACGG GCGACGTCTTCGCTCTGACGGCCAGCGGCCTGGAGAACCTGGTCCAGATGCCCAGCGGCTGCGGGGAGCAGAACATGATCCGCTTGGCACCAAACGTCTACGTGCTGCAGTACCTGAGCGAGACGGGTCGGAGCGACCCGGCACTGACGGAGCGGGCGCTTCACAACACGCTGAAAG GCTACGATCGCCAGCTGCTGTACCAACGGGAGGACGGCTCCTTCAGTGCCTTCGGGGACCAGGACCGGGCCGGAAGCTCCTG GCTCACGGCCTTCGTGCTCAGATGTTTCCTCCAGGCGCGGACGTTCGTCCCCGTGGACTGGGACGTGCTGCGGCGAGCGGCGCTATGGTTGggcctccagcagggggcggacGGGAGCTACCTGGAGCCCGGCCGGGTCATACACACGGAGCTGCAGGGCGGCCTGGACAGCAGGGTGGCGCTGACCGCCTACATCGCCGTGGCACTGCTGGAGGACTCCCAGGTCCAG GCACAGCACTGGCAGCAGGTGTCGCAGGCTCTGTCCTACCTGGAGACCCAGCGGCTCCTGGGCGTCTCCAGCAGCTTTGCTCTCTGCCTGCTGACCTACGCCCTCAGCCTGGGAGGAAGTGGGAGCGCGGTCGATGCACTGGACCAGCTGACCGGCCGCGCCCAGATGACGG ATGGAGTTCCTTTTTGGCCAACGCCCACTGGTGGTCTATCGGCGTCATGGCAGCCGTCGGCTCTGCAGATCGAGATGGTTTCCTACgtgctgctgagtcagcggcGGCTGGGTCTGCTGGCGGAGGGCGTGGCCCTCCTGAAGTggctgagtcagcagaggaaCCCCGACGGAGGCTTCGTCAGCACCCAG GACACCGTCGTGGCGCTGCAGGCCATGGCAGCGTGGGGCTCGCTGCAGGGCGCCGCGGACCAGGACGTGCAGGTGGTggtgagcggcggcggcggcgtggaGCTCGCCTCCTTCCACGTGCAGCAGAGCGATGCCCTGCTGCTCCAGCGCCAGCAG ATCCACCCGGACCTTCTGGACCTGCAGGTCACCGCAGAGGGGTGGGGCCTCGTCCTGTTTCAG ctcaaCGTGTTCTACCACCAGCGCGGCGCCGAGGAGAGCCGCCAGCGCCGAGACGTGGGCGAGCCCTTTCACCTGAgggtggagctggaggacaagcaggagactcagcaggCTCGGCTTCACATCTGCAGCAG TCTCTCCCAGGCTGCGGGGCTGAAGGCCACGGGCATGGTCctgctggaggtggcgctgctgagcGGCTTCAGTCTGGTGAGGGAGGAGGTCCAGCTGAGTGAGGTGCTGAAGAAGGTGGAGGTCCAGACCGGGAAGGTGGTGGTGTACCTGGACTCG GTGACGCAGGTGGAGACGTGTgttctgctgccgctgctgctggagtccaaGGTGGCTAAGGTCCAGGAGGCCGCTGTTCTGGTCTACGACTACTACGAACCAA GACGCCGGGCCGTGGCCTGGTACCAGTCCGAATGGAGACAGGAACTTTCTCCGTGCTCCTTCTGTGGACAGGACTGCCGTGGCTGCCGGGCTCCGCCCCAGAACCGGGCTCCTGAAGCGGACCCACTGACCCGGCGACTGGCTGCCCTGATgctggctgcagctgcagcactcACCCGCTGA
- the cfap61 gene encoding cilia- and flagella-associated protein 61 — protein MRSIKSSCGKEVQVVARRSESASAGDIVALVRSSALKAFGRVNVIHLLEKANLAVTLSSEQDVILAHASFLDYPVGDLVDQARWESFLHQHFCCPDFNPLNTLFLHLFVAKPGYSSGGLREILRAVFNAMPELEHICLLSPHVDQLEAPLGEVFQPLQHLRIPGPQCLSSVCLRHTLCPQLELRPARVEDYDDIMQMFAEQTCLLSIVDDPKFLLGLVESTREGDHTAVFETEEVVVGFISVTTDVDLQRLQENFKLEELDHLFQISRRLERPGTSDPRQEDRLSESLRVFCVQFLVIDKDHEMRSADFIPYLFQLYPDLDLCVFDVPTLYPEFPLLQNFLRVPRQHNSALTSELYVFHRAGLRRVQVRPAAVTDRAAVAELVKDLKLHSSLLRDLDLFFQTRRDSAGVPLQAFLVHVQDHAVGIVIIGDEQDMEYIRAHYNIEHFIYFSHHRYQEHALLRHFALCSSFTPFSKHLFRELLRLSHKSCLYHRVYHRGHSQQGSLVQPLDCVVSCAVPVRPRSQIIYPLEELGQNAPSAQVTEEQAPFALSLITRKLTMEPKVTINSGLVVVGASDCGLSFLEALCFCPHLRFNNLTLVSTHGFPGDHHDAGFLSTSHAYSSRDLAQLPLSSCVRVVTGTMVAIDRKSKHICLAGGDLVRYDQLVLCTGLQYQRPSVASHTGPDADAPRVRACRPQPSNLFTLNDAADCSTARGWIQDNFLLSDEAAVVYGSDIDVYTSVQTLLELGVVGSRIHLVHPPRDPGSRVFPDRVVEEAVMGAMEKEGVRVYSDLLLTQMNEGDPPDLLTSVTFTGRGQSLQLPCGLVLNLSNPGVDLDAFHSMNSALLVFDGRLVIDAFCHTNDANIFAAGTLTKFSRCYYTEEWSHSSFNSKEVGQALAALLLPRLDTTLAAPQDEGSVDPERLVPIYSQPKITGGKLPGGFHFLHVAKPSSAEPATPASVALSGAPPQERLLVTGSPQSGDYFCLRLDDYQLVEGFTCLSLQPLPVCNYLSLYGKHQQLLGQLSRRYQQGGIPDLFRFFNQSSCLAVYHDRFSDLEQELLQIVTPQTQDAGGRPTRTERRAAVRSRAEKYLTYNRNLLPMFAYPGQL, from the exons ATGAGAAGCATCAAGTCGTCCTGCGGCAAGGAGGTGCAGGTGGTGGCCCGGAGGAGCGAGTCTGCGTCCGCGGGCGACATCGTCGCGCTGGTGCGCTCGTCCGCGCTGAAGGCGTTCGGGCGCGTCAACGTCATCCACCTGCT TGAGAAGGCCAACCTGGCTGTGACCCTGAGCTCGGAGCAGGACGTCATCTTGGCGCACGCCTCCTTCCTGGACTACCCCGTGGGCGACCTGGTGGACCAGGCGCGCTGGGAGTCCTTCCTGCACCAGCACTTCTGCTGCCCAGACTTCAAC CCGCTCAACACGCTCTTCCTGCACCTCTTCGTGGCCAAGCCTGGATACAGCTCCGGAGGTCTGCGGGAAATCTTGAG GGCCGTGTTCAACGCCATGCCAGAGCTGGAGCACATCTGCCTGCTGAGCCCCCACGTGGACCAGCTAG AGGCTCCTCTGGGCGAGGTCTTCCAGCCTCTGCAGCACCTCCGAATCCCAGGACCTCAGTGTCTGTCCTCCGTCTGCCTCAGACACACGCTCTGTCCTCAGCTGGAGCTGCGTCCTGCCAG GGTGGAGGACTATGATGACATCATGCAGATGTTTGCCGAGCAGACCTGCCTGCTGTCCATCGTGGACGACCCCAAGTTCCTCCTGGGCCTGGTGGAAAGCACCAGAGAGGGCGACCACACGGCCGTGTTCGAG acggaggaggtggtggtgggctTCATCAGCGTGACCACAGACGTGGATCTCCAGCGTCTGCAGGAGAACTTCAAACTGGAGGAGTTGGACCACTTGTTCCAGATCAGCCGTAGGCTGGAGCGACCTGGCACCTCTGACCCACGGCAG GAGGACCGGCTGTCGGAGAGCCTGAGGGTCTTCTGCGTCCAGTTTCTGGTCATCGACAAGGACCATGAGATGAG GTCTGCCGACTTCATTCCCTACCTCTTTCAACTGTACCCG GACCTGGACCTCTGCGTCTTCGACGTTCCCACCTTGTACCCGGAGTTCCCGCTGCTGCAGAACTTCCTTCGGGTGCCCCGTCAGCACAATAGCGCCTTAACCTCTGAACTCTACGTGTTCCACCGGGCCGGACTCAG gcgaGTGCAGGTGCGACCCGCTGCCGTGACGGACCGAGCCGCCGTGGCTGAGCTGGTGAAGGACCTGAAGCTGCACAGCTCCCTGCTGCGAGACCTGGACCTCTTCTTCCAGACCCGCAGAGACTCG GCCGGGGTCCCGCTGCAGGCCTTCCTTGTGCACGTGCAGGACCACGCCGTCGGGATTGTGATCATCGGAGATGAGCAG GACATGGAGTACATCCGCGCGCACTACAACATCGAACACTTCATCTACTTCAGCCACCACCGCTACCAGGAGCACGCGCTGCTGCGCCACTTCGCCCTCTGCTCGTCCTTCACGCCCTTCAGCAAGCACCTGTTCCGGGAACTGCTGAGGCTCTCGCACAAGTCCTGCCTCTACCATCGGGTCTACCACCGGGGCCACAGCCAgcag GGTTCCCTGGTTCAGCCGCTGGACTGTGTGGTCAGCTGCGCTGTTCCGGTTCGGCCACGGAGTCAGATCATCTACCCGCTGGAGGAACTGGGTCAGAACGCCCCGTCGGCCCAGGTcacagaggagcag GCTCCGTTCGCTCTCAGCCTCATCACCAGGAAGTTGACCATGGAGCCCAAGGTCACCATCAACTCTGGGCTGGTGGTGGTCGGAGCCTCCGACTGCGGCCTGTCCTTCCTGGAGGCCCTCTGCTTTTG cccTCACCTCAGGTTCAACAACCTGACCCTGGTCTCTACTCACGGTTTCCCTGGCGACCACCACGACGCTGGCTTCCTGTCCACCAG tcaCGCCTACAGCAGCAGGGACTTGGCTCAACTCCCGCTCAGCTCCTGTGTGAGGGTCGTGACTGGCACCATGGTGGCCATTGACAGAAAGTCCAAGCACATCTGCCTGGCGGGCGGCGACCTGGTCCGCTACGACCAGCTGGTCCTGTGCACCGGGCTGCAGTACCAG CGCCCGTCTGTGGCGAGTCACACTGGGCCAGACGCCGACGCACCTAGGGTCAGGGCCTGTAGACCTCAACCCTCCAACCTCTTCACCCTCAACGATGCGGCTGACTGTTCCACTGCCCGGGGATGGATCCAGGACAACTTCCTGCTGAGTGATG AGGCAGCGGTGGTCTACGGCTCCGACATTGATGTCTACACTAGTGTCCAGACTCTTCTGGAGCTGGGAGTTGTGGGGTCCCGGATCCACCTGGTCCATCCGCCCCGAGACCCGGGCTCCAGAGTCTTTCCTGACCGAGTGGTGGAGGAAGCCGTGATGGGGGCCATGGAGAAGGAGGGAGTCAGGGTCTACTCCGACCTATTGCTCACGCAGATGAATGAAGGGGACCCCCCAGACCTTCTGACCTCAGTGACCTTCACAGGCCGGGGCCAGAGCCTGCAGCTCCCGTGTGGC ctggtcctcaacCTGTCCAACCCTGGCGTGGACCTGGACGCCTTCCACAGCATGAACTCGGCGCTGCTGGTCTTCGACGGACGTCTGGTCATCGACGCCTTCTGTCACACCAACGACGCCAACATCTTCGCCGCCGGGACCCTCACCAAGTTCTCGCGCTGCTACTACACGGAGGAGTGGTCGCACAGCAGCTTCAACTCCAAGGAGGTGGGCCAGGCGTTGGccgcgctgctgctgccgcgcCTCGACACCACGCTGGCGGCACCGCAGGACGAGGGCAGCGTCGACCCCGAGCGTCTGGTGCCCATCTACAGCCAGCCCAAAATCACAGGTGGGAAGCTGCCAGGAGGGTTCCACTTCCTGCATGTGGCCAAGCCGTCGTCAGCGGAGCCGGCGACTCCTGCGTCGGTGGCCCTCAGCGGTGCTCCACCCCAGGAGCGGCTGCTGGTGACCGGCTCTCCGCAGAGCGGCGACTACTTCTGCCTGCGCCTGGACGACTACCAGCTGGTGGAGGGCTTCACCTGCCTGTCTCTGCAGCCACTGCCTGTCTGCAACTACCTGAGTCTCTACGGtaaacaccagcagctgctgggtcAGCTGAGCCGCCGCTACCAGCAGGGCGGCATCCCTGACCTGTTCAG GTTCTTCAACCAGAGCAGCTGTTTGGCCGTGTACCACGACAGGTTCTCCGACCTGGAGCAGGAGCTTCTGCAGATCGTCACGCCTCAGACCCAG GACGCCGGCGGGCGGCCAACCCGGACAGAACGGCGAGCAGCGGTGcgcagcagagcagagaagtACCTGACGTACAACCGAAACCTGCTGCCCATGTTCGCCTACCCGGGACAGCTGTGA
- the crnkl1 gene encoding crooked neck-like protein 1, translating to MASTAAGKQRIPKVAKVKNKAPAEVQITAEQLLREAKERELELLPPPPKQKITDKEELNDYKLRKRKSFEDNIRKNRTVISNWIKYAQWEESLQEVQRARSIYERALDVDHRNPTLWLKYAEMEMKTRQVNHARNIWDRAITILPRVNQFWYKYTYMEEMLGNPAGCRQVFERWMEWEPEEQAWHSYINFELRYKEVDKARSIYERFVMVHPEVKNWIKYARFEEKHGYIALSRKVYERAVEFFGEDHVNENLFVAFARFEEVQKEFERVRVIYKYALDRIPKNEAQELFKNYTMFEKKFGDRRGIEDVIVSKRRFQYEEEVKANPHNYDAWFDYLRLVESDAEPDTAREVYERAIANIPPIQEKRHWRRYIYLWINYALYEELEVKDADRTRQVYQACLDLIPHKKFTFAKIWLMFSQFEIRQKNLQAARKIMGTAIGKCPKNKLLKGYIELELQLREFDRCRKLYEKYLEFSPENCTTWIKFAELESILGDVERARAIFELAIGQPRLDMPEVLWKSYIDFEIEQEEFEHTRNLYKRLLQRTQHVKVWISYAKFELSIEGPERLQRCRQIYEEANKSMRSCEEKEERLMLLEAWRNHEAQFGSDSSRERVRKLLPEKVKKRRKLTAEDGSDAGWEEYYDYIFPEDAANQPNLKLLAMARMWKKQVESQVEMTGETSPSSETQKSDSHPETGAYDDRDDDSSSSSSSSSSEEEEEKEEEEKEEVGGERNPGSDGD from the exons ATGGCGTCCACGGCGGCAGGAAAACAGCGGATACCGAAGGTGGCGAAG GTGAAGAACAAAGCTCCGGCGGAGGTGCAGATCACAGCTGAGCAGCTGTTGAGAGAAGCCAAGGAGCGAGAGTTGGAGCTTCTGCCACCACCGCCCAAGCAGAAGATCACAGACAAGGAAGAGCTCAACGACTACaaactgaggaagaggaag AGCTTTGAAGACAACATCAGGAAGAACCGCACCGTCATCAGCAACTGGATCAAATACGCACAATGGGAGGAGAGTCTGCAGGAGGTGCAGAG AGCCCGATCCATCTACGAGCGGGCGCTCGACGTCGACCACCGCAACCCCACCCTGTGGCTCAAGTACGCcgagatggagatgaagacccGGCAGGTCAACCACGCCCGCAACATCTGGGACCGAGCCATCACCATCCTACCCAGAGTCAACCAGTTCTG GTACAAGTACACCTACATGGAAGAGATGCTGGGGAACCCTGCGGGCTGCCGGCAGGTGTTCGAGCGCTGGATGGAGTGGGAGCCCGAGGAGCAGGCCTGGCACTCCTACATCAACTTCGAGCTGCGCTACAAAGAAGTGGACAAGGCCCGGAGCATCTATGAGAGAT TCGTCATGGTCCATCCTGAGGTCAAGAACTGGATCAAGTATGCTCGCTTCGAAGAGAAGCACGGCTACATCGCTCTGAGCAGGAAGGTGTACGAGCGAGCCGTGGAGTTCTTCGGAGAAGACCATGTAAACGAGAACCTCTTCGTGGCCTTTGCCAGGTTTGAGGAGGTTCAGAAGGAG TTTGAGCGTGTGCGGGTCATCTACAAGTACGCACTGGACCGAATCCCCAAAAACGAGGCGCAGGAGCTGTTCAAGAACTACACCATGTTTGAGAAGAAGTTTGGAGACCGGCGCGGAATCGAGGACGTCATCGTCAGCAAGCGCCGCTTCCAGTACGAGGAGGAGGTCAAG GCCAATCCCCACAACTATGACGCCTGGTTCGACTACCTGCGGCTGGTGGAGAGCGACGCCGAGCCCGACACGGCCAGAGAGGTGTACGAGCGTGCCATCGCCAACATCCCACCCATACAGGAGAAGAGGCACTGGCGGCGCTACATCTACCTGTGGATCAACTACGCGCTCTACGAGGAGCTGGAAGTCAAG gacGCCGACAGAACCAGGCAGGTGTACCAGGCCTGTTTGGACCTGATCCCTCACAAGAAG TTCACGTTTGCGAAGATCTGGCTGATGTTCAGTCAGTTTGAGATCCGGCAGAAGAACCTGCAGGCCGCACGGAAGATCATG GGCACAGCTATTGGCAAATGTCCCAAGAACAAGCTGCTGAAGGGCTACAtcgagctggagctgcagctccGCGAGTTCGACCGCTGCAGGAAGCTGTATGAGAAGTACCTGGAGTTCAGTCCCGAGAACTGCACCACCTGGATCAAGttcgcagagctggagagcattCTGGGCGACGTGGAGCGCGCCCGCGCCATCTTCGAGCTCGCCATCGGACAGCCGCGCCTGGACATGCCCGAG GTGCTGTGGAAGTCCTACATTGACTTTGAGATCGAGCAGGAAGAGTTTGAGCACACGCGCAACCTCTACAAACGTCTGCTGCAGCGCACCCAACATGTCAAG GTCTGGATCAGCTACGCCAAGTTCGAGCTCTCCATCGAGGGGCCGGAGCGGCTACAGAGGTGCCGGCAGATCTACGAGGAGGCCAACAAGAGCATGAGGAGCTgcgaggagaaggaggagcggCTGATGCTGCTGGAGGCCTGGAGGAACCACGAGGCCCAGTTTGGCTCCGACAGCAGCCGGGAGCGAGTGCGGAAGCTGCTGCcggagaaggtgaagaagaggaggaagctgaCGGCCGAGGACGGG TCGGACGCCGGCTGGGAGGAGTACTACGACTACATCTTCCCCGAGGACGCTGCCAACCAGCCCAACCTCAAGCTGCTGGCCATGGCTCGCATGTGGAAGAAGCAGGTGGAGAGCCAAGTGGAGATGACCGGCGAGACGTCGCCTTCGTCCGAGACTCAGAAGAGCGACTCACACCCAGAGACTGGAGCATACGACGACCGGGAcgacgacagcagcagcagcagcagcagcagcagcagcgaggaggaggaggagaaggaggaggaggagaaggaggaggtgggaggagagaggaatCCAGGAAGCGATGGAGACTAG